In the Granulosicoccus antarcticus IMCC3135 genome, GTCACTGTTGACGGGCCTTTTTCATTTCAGGACGTCCTTTTCGTGCATTTTGCCCTCCAGTGTGGTCCCCGTTTGTTGAGTCTTGAGAAGCCTCGAGTCATGGGTATTCTCAATGTCACCCCCGATTCCTTTTCCGATGGTGGTCGGTTTGACACGCTGGACAAGGCACTGGCGCAGGTAGAAAGCATGCTGAGCGCTGGTGCGGATATCATTGATATCGGCGGTGAATCCACGCGTCCCGGTGCCGCGGCGGTGAGTGAGCAGCAAGAGATGGATCGCGTGTTGCCTGTGATAGAGGCTATCAGCAATCGCTTTGATACGATTGTCTCTCTGGATACCAGCAGACCCACATTGATGCGCGAAGGTGCTGCTGTGGGTGTTGGCATGATTAACGATGTCAGGGCCTTGTGTATGCCGGGTGCGTTAGCGGCTGCAGCCGCAACGGGATTACCGGTATGCCTGATGCATATGAAAGGTGAACCGCGGACCATGCAGCAGGAGCCGGTCTATGCTGATGTGCTGGTCGAAGTGGGGCAGTTTCTTGCTGAGCGTCGACAGGTTTGCATTGCAGGAGGTGTTGCAGAGTCGTCGATTGTTCTGGATCCGGGGTTCGGATTCGGCAAGACTCTGAAGCATAATCTGACCTTGTTGAAATATCTGAGCAGGCTCGGTAATGGCTCGCCATTGCTGACGGGCCTGTCCAGAAAGCGTATGTTTGCGCAGATACTGGGTAGTGATTCGGTAGATAGAGTAACGGCTTCTGTGAGTGCTGCCCTATTGTGTGTGCAGAACGGAGCATCTATCGTGCGTGTGCATGATGTGGCGCCGACTGTACAAGCGCTGGCGGTTTACCGCGCCGTGCAAGAGTGTTGATAGTCTAGACAATTGGATTGAGTAAAATAATGGCAAGAGAATTCTTTGGTACTGACGGCATACGTGGACGCGTAGGCCAGTATCCGATGACTGCGCAAACCGTGATGAAGCTGGGTTGGGCTGCTGGCAAGGTGTTGGCATCCAAGGGTAATCGCGAAGTGTTGATCGGCAAGGACACCCGGATTTCCGGCTACTTGTTCGAATCAGCGCTGGAAGCCGGTCTGGCCTCGGCAGGTATCAATAGCCGCATGCTAGGCCCCATGCCGACACCGGCAGTGGCCTATCTGACCAGTACTTTTCGCGCGGCGGCCGGTATTGTCATCAGTGCTTCGCACAATCCGTTCTATGACAACGGGCTGAAATTTTTCTCCACAGAAGGCAGTAAATTGCCGGATGAAGTCGAGCTTGAAATAGAAGCCATGATGAAGGAGGAAATGACGACCGTTGATTCCAAGGATCTGGGGCGTGCCCGTCGGGTTGACGATGCATCTGGTCGCTACATCGAATTTTGTAAAAGTACGTTTCCTTCCACCCTGCGGTTGGATGGATTGAAAATCGTCGTCGATTCAGCAAACGGTGCGGCTTACCATATCGCTCGAGAAGTTTTTGACGAGCTGGGTGCCGATGTTGTGTCCGTTGGAGCCGATCCAAACGGCATGAACATCAACAAGGATTGCGGTGCCACGGCTCCTGACAATCTGCGAGCCCACGTTTTGCTTGAGCGGGCAGATGTCGGTATTGCGCTCGATGGTGACGGCGACAGAATCATCATGGTGGATCATCGCGGTGAGATTGTCGACGGTGATGAAATTCTTTATGTTCTGGCGAGCGCCTGGCATGCCAAAGGCACGCTAAAGGGCGGTGTGGTCGGTACTCTGATGACCAATCTGGCTCTGGAGCACGCTTTCGAAGAAAAAGGGATTCCGTTTGCTCGTGCCGGTGTTGGCGATCGCTACGTCATGGAGCTGCTGCGTGAGAAAGGCTGGCAGCTGGGTGGTGAAAACTCTGGGCACGTGATCTGCCTGGATCGCGTGACGACGGGTGATGCGATTGTTGCAGCTCTTGCCGTGCTGGCAGTCATGCGCGAAAGTGGAGAGTCGCTAGCCGGATTGCGAACGGGGATGAAGCTGTATCCACAGGTTCTGATCAACGTGCCTGTGTACAGTAAGGTGAATCTGGATGGTAACGATAAAATTCAAGCTGCTCTGCTGCAGGCCGAAACCGATCTTGCAGGAAGTGGACGAGTATTGTTGCGTCCATCAGGTACCGAGCCATTGGTGCGTGTCATGGTCGAGGGTAAGGTTGCCAACGATGTGCAGGCAATTTGCCAGCGCGTTGCGACAGCTGTCGGTGACGCACTGGACTAAATGGTGACTTGCGGGTATCCTTCTTCGGTTATCGTTCAGGGGTAGGAAGCATTGGTCAATCGACAGCCACTTATTGCAGGCAACTGGAAGCTTAACGGTTCACGCTCATCGGTAGTGGCACTTGCCAAAGCCGTTGCTGCGGGAGTTACGTCTCCGGTAGTTGAAGTTCTGATCTGCCCGACATCCGTCCATTTGGCGGATGTGCTGGGAGTTGTCGGAAATTCTCCCGTTCACTTGGGAGCGCAGAATTGTTCTGATGCCATATCCGGAGCCTTTACCGGTGAAGTGTCGGCTGAAATGCTTGTTGAGTTCGGTTGTGAGTACGTCATTCTGGGTCACTCTGAACGACGGGCGATGTTTCACGAAGACAGTGCATTGGTTGCGGCGAAATGCCTGACTGTGCAAAAGGCCGGTCTGACGCCCATTCTGTGTGTCGGTGAAACGCTGGAACAGCGTGAAGCCGGACAGGTAGAAGAGGTCATTGCCGGACAGCTGGATGCATTGCTGGACGCAGGTGGCGTTGATTCATTTCGTCAGTTGGTAGTAGCGTATGAACCTGTCTGGGCCATCGGTACCGGCAAGACAGCAAGTCCTGAAGAGGCGCAGGCAGTCCATGCGCTGATTCGGGAAAGAATTTCTTCGCACGATGCCGCTATTGGTGAGGCATTGCGTGTTCTGTACGGTGGCAGCGTCAAGGCCGATAATGCGGCTAGTCTGTTTTCACAGGCTGATATAGACGGTGGCCTGATTGGTGGTGCTGCACTTGATGCGGCGTCATTTTTAGCGATTTGTGAGGCTGCTGCCTCTACTGTTGGTTCTTCTGCCGCTTAAGAGCGGTTTTTAAAGAGATATTTGATCAAGTATGCAATCCTTGGCGTTAGTTATTCACGTGGTGTTGGCCGTTGGTGTTATTGGCCTGGTTCTTATCCAGCATGGCAAGGGTGCCGATGCGGGTGCTGCGTTTGGTAGTGGTGCTTCAGCCACTGTTTTCGGCGCGAGTGGATCTGCCTCTTTTCTTACCCGTGCGACGACCATCCTCGTAGCATTATTTTTCACGACCAGTATTTTTCTGTTCTACCTCGCAGCTCATCGTGAGGGTGGTGTTCAATCGGTAACTGATGCTCCAGGCCTTGTAGAAGAAGCTCCAGCTCCTTCCACTGACCTGCCAGGTGGCGTTACAGAACTGCCAGCTGCTACAGAAAATGAAACTGACTTGCCAAAAGCTGCTGAGTAGCACCACTTTGCCGCAGATTTGCGTTATTATCTGCGGCTGGCCTGGTTAGGCTTTTTCTAATTGCCGACATGGTGGAATTGGTAGACACGCTATCTTGAGGGGGTAGTGGCGTAAGCTGTCCCGGTTCGAGTCCGGGTGTCGGCACCATTAGAAAATTTAGGTTTTATTGTGAGTACGAGAATAAAATTTCTCATTTACCGAGAACGTTCAGGTGATGAGAATATCTGCGATAATTCACAAGTTCTTTCAGTTCATGTAAACGTCTGCTACGGTTCAGTGGCAGGTGCAAATACCTCTGTATCTAACCACATTCAGCCAGGTAGCCGCCTATCGGTGGCTGCATGCGGAGCCCAACGATGCTAGCAAACTACTTTCCAGTATTGCTGTTTATCCTGATAGCACTGGGTATAGGTATTGTTTTGCTGACCGCCGGTCGCCTTGTCGGCCCGTCAAATCCTGGTAAAGACAAGAACTCCCCTTACGAGTGTGGATTCGAAGCGTTCGAAGATGCGCGCATGAAGTTCGACGTGCGCTATTACCTCGTCGCCATCCTGTTTATTATTTTTGACCTGGAAATCGCCTTTCTGATTCCGTGGGCTGTCACGCTTGACGCCATCTCTGGCACGGCGTTCGCGGCCATGGGTATTTTCCTGTTCATCCTGGTTATCGGTTTCATCTACGAGTGGAAGAAAGGCGCACTCGAGTGGGAATAGCATCATGGGAATAGAAGGCGTACTTGAGGAAGGGTTTGTTACCACTTCCGCTGACAAGCTGATCAACTGGGCCCGAACTGGCTCCATGTGGCCTATGACCTTTGGTCTTGCCTGTTGCGCGGTAGAAATGATGCATGCCGGCGCGGCACGCTACGATCTGGATCGTTTCGGAATCATTTTCCGTCCGAGTCCAAGGCAGGCTGACGTCATGATCGTCGCAGGCACACTGGTCAACAAGATGGCCCCGGCTTTGCGCAAGGTCTACGATCAGATGCCCGATCCAAAGTGGGTCATCTCCATGGGCAGTTGTGCCAATGGCGGCGGGTATTACCACTATTCTTATGCAGTGGTCCGAGGTTGCGATCGAATCGTACCGGTTGATGTCTATGTGCCTGGTTGCCCGCCGACGGCGGAAGCGCTGCTTTACGGCATCCTGCAACTGCAGAACAAGATTCGTACAACCAATACCATCGCGCGCTGAGACCATGACAACACGTGCAGACAGAATGCTGGAAACGTTGCAGGCCGCGTTTCCTGACAATGAAACGATCGCACCTTCACTCGATCTGATCGTCATGGATGTAGCTCCGGCGGAGCTCATAGAAGTTGCCCGGAAGTTGCACGATGACCCGGCGCTGTCCTTCAAGCAAATGAGCGATCTGGCTGGCGTTGATTACGCAACTTACGGCAAGGACGAGTGGGCTACCGATACAGAAAACATGGCCAGCTTCAGTCGTGCGGTCAACTCTGCATCGACGGGAAGTCTGACCTTCAATACAGGTCTGGACCTGCCCGAATCTGATCGTCCTCGGTTCGTGGTGGCTTATCATCTGTTATCGCTTGATCACAATGTGCGACTCAGATTGCGCTGTGCGGCCGCCGACGATGCCATGCCGATCATTCCTTCGATCATACCTGTGTGGAACAATGCGGATTGGTATGAGCGCGAAGCGTTCGACCTGTTCGGCATCCTGTTTGACGGTCATCCGGATCTGCGTCGTATCCTTACAGATTATGGTT is a window encoding:
- the folP gene encoding dihydropteroate synthase, whose amino-acid sequence is MGILNVTPDSFSDGGRFDTLDKALAQVESMLSAGADIIDIGGESTRPGAAAVSEQQEMDRVLPVIEAISNRFDTIVSLDTSRPTLMREGAAVGVGMINDVRALCMPGALAAAAATGLPVCLMHMKGEPRTMQQEPVYADVLVEVGQFLAERRQVCIAGGVAESSIVLDPGFGFGKTLKHNLTLLKYLSRLGNGSPLLTGLSRKRMFAQILGSDSVDRVTASVSAALLCVQNGASIVRVHDVAPTVQALAVYRAVQEC
- a CDS encoding NADH-quinone oxidoreductase subunit C encodes the protein MTTRADRMLETLQAAFPDNETIAPSLDLIVMDVAPAELIEVARKLHDDPALSFKQMSDLAGVDYATYGKDEWATDTENMASFSRAVNSASTGSLTFNTGLDLPESDRPRFVVAYHLLSLDHNVRLRLRCAAADDAMPIIPSIIPVWNNADWYEREAFDLFGILFDGHPDLRRILTDYGFIGHPFRKDFPLIGNVEMRYDSVKERVVYEPVSIVPRVLVPRVIREDSRYVAGETPKKNDA
- the secG gene encoding preprotein translocase subunit SecG: MQSLALVIHVVLAVGVIGLVLIQHGKGADAGAAFGSGASATVFGASGSASFLTRATTILVALFFTTSIFLFYLAAHREGGVQSVTDAPGLVEEAPAPSTDLPGGVTELPAATENETDLPKAAE
- a CDS encoding NuoB/complex I 20 kDa subunit family protein, whose translation is MGIEGVLEEGFVTTSADKLINWARTGSMWPMTFGLACCAVEMMHAGAARYDLDRFGIIFRPSPRQADVMIVAGTLVNKMAPALRKVYDQMPDPKWVISMGSCANGGGYYHYSYAVVRGCDRIVPVDVYVPGCPPTAEALLYGILQLQNKIRTTNTIAR
- the glmM gene encoding phosphoglucosamine mutase; the encoded protein is MAREFFGTDGIRGRVGQYPMTAQTVMKLGWAAGKVLASKGNREVLIGKDTRISGYLFESALEAGLASAGINSRMLGPMPTPAVAYLTSTFRAAAGIVISASHNPFYDNGLKFFSTEGSKLPDEVELEIEAMMKEEMTTVDSKDLGRARRVDDASGRYIEFCKSTFPSTLRLDGLKIVVDSANGAAYHIAREVFDELGADVVSVGADPNGMNINKDCGATAPDNLRAHVLLERADVGIALDGDGDRIIMVDHRGEIVDGDEILYVLASAWHAKGTLKGGVVGTLMTNLALEHAFEEKGIPFARAGVGDRYVMELLREKGWQLGGENSGHVICLDRVTTGDAIVAALAVLAVMRESGESLAGLRTGMKLYPQVLINVPVYSKVNLDGNDKIQAALLQAETDLAGSGRVLLRPSGTEPLVRVMVEGKVANDVQAICQRVATAVGDALD
- a CDS encoding NADH-quinone oxidoreductase subunit A, whose amino-acid sequence is MLANYFPVLLFILIALGIGIVLLTAGRLVGPSNPGKDKNSPYECGFEAFEDARMKFDVRYYLVAILFIIFDLEIAFLIPWAVTLDAISGTAFAAMGIFLFILVIGFIYEWKKGALEWE
- the tpiA gene encoding triose-phosphate isomerase — translated: MVNRQPLIAGNWKLNGSRSSVVALAKAVAAGVTSPVVEVLICPTSVHLADVLGVVGNSPVHLGAQNCSDAISGAFTGEVSAEMLVEFGCEYVILGHSERRAMFHEDSALVAAKCLTVQKAGLTPILCVGETLEQREAGQVEEVIAGQLDALLDAGGVDSFRQLVVAYEPVWAIGTGKTASPEEAQAVHALIRERISSHDAAIGEALRVLYGGSVKADNAASLFSQADIDGGLIGGAALDAASFLAICEAAASTVGSSAA